In Candidatus Nitronauta litoralis, one DNA window encodes the following:
- a CDS encoding PAS domain S-box protein: MAILIAMLIFYIDFSVELGVAVGVSYVAVILIGFWARNRSVIIQLAVFCTILTLLGWWISPDGGEAWKVMSNRCLSLFAIWVTGFLCFIQQTKEDQLLESQFRLGTIFNSVPAMIWYKDPQNRILKVNQFGADLMGISAKDIEGHSMAEFFPGEADDCHLSDLEVIRTGKPKFGLVGEWKTKKGLRWLRTDKVPFREKNGEVIGVILFSEDITDSRKSQEQLALMYTAIEQSHTAVMISDNQGRIEYVNPSFCDNTGYSRDEIIGKSTGILKSGEHPKEFYTRLWKTLKSGEIWRGEFINRTKTGTLYPELVTIHPIRNYKGKITHFVWVRIDDVERRQTMRQLQKYARELARSNKDLDEFASIASHDIQEPLRKIISFGEKLSAGYSSVLDERGINYLNRMVDAAGRLRNLVRDLIGLSRVSRDVRTFAPVDLNQILGEVLVDLEFTIEETEAVVEKKPLPSIEGNRAQLYQLFQNLVSNALKFHKKHSQPQISISCKQQEKGEVEIEIRDQGIGFDEKYLDKIFKPFERLHTVLDGYTGSGIGLALCRKIVNAHGGSISATSQPGKGAVFKVKLPEKQKFMSNPIPEDLL; encoded by the coding sequence GTGGCCATTTTAATTGCCATGCTGATTTTTTATATTGATTTCAGTGTGGAGCTTGGAGTGGCAGTAGGTGTGTCGTATGTTGCAGTCATTTTGATTGGGTTCTGGGCTCGTAATCGATCCGTCATTATTCAATTGGCGGTTTTTTGCACAATTCTCACTCTACTGGGTTGGTGGATTTCGCCTGATGGGGGTGAGGCCTGGAAAGTAATGTCCAACCGGTGCCTGTCTTTATTCGCCATCTGGGTGACTGGTTTTTTATGTTTTATTCAGCAAACAAAAGAAGATCAGCTTCTCGAGTCTCAATTCCGTCTCGGCACCATTTTTAATTCAGTTCCAGCAATGATCTGGTACAAGGATCCTCAAAACCGGATTTTAAAGGTCAATCAGTTTGGTGCAGACTTAATGGGTATTTCCGCAAAAGACATTGAAGGCCATAGCATGGCAGAGTTTTTTCCTGGTGAGGCCGATGATTGCCACCTGAGCGATCTTGAGGTTATTCGGACTGGAAAACCAAAATTCGGGTTGGTAGGGGAATGGAAAACGAAAAAAGGTTTGCGATGGTTGAGGACGGACAAGGTTCCATTCCGGGAAAAGAATGGGGAGGTGATAGGTGTCATCCTGTTTTCAGAAGATATTACTGATAGCCGGAAATCGCAGGAACAGCTTGCGCTCATGTATACAGCCATTGAACAGAGCCATACTGCGGTTATGATTTCTGATAATCAAGGCCGTATCGAATATGTCAATCCAAGCTTTTGTGACAACACAGGATATTCACGGGATGAAATAATTGGCAAATCGACAGGGATATTAAAATCAGGGGAGCACCCGAAAGAGTTTTACACTAGATTATGGAAGACGCTTAAGTCTGGAGAAATATGGCGCGGGGAGTTTATCAATCGAACCAAGACAGGAACTTTGTACCCCGAATTGGTAACCATTCACCCTATTCGGAATTACAAAGGTAAGATCACGCACTTTGTCTGGGTCCGGATTGATGATGTCGAACGTCGTCAAACCATGCGTCAACTTCAGAAGTATGCCAGGGAACTGGCGCGTAGCAATAAGGATCTTGATGAATTTGCTTCGATCGCGTCACACGATATTCAGGAACCCCTCCGAAAAATTATCTCCTTTGGCGAAAAGCTATCTGCCGGTTATAGCTCTGTTTTGGATGAACGTGGCATAAATTATCTGAACCGGATGGTCGACGCTGCCGGCCGTCTAAGAAATCTGGTTCGTGACCTGATTGGATTGTCCCGTGTAAGCCGGGATGTGAGGACTTTTGCCCCGGTTGATTTAAACCAGATCCTTGGGGAAGTGTTAGTGGATCTGGAATTCACTATCGAAGAAACTGAAGCAGTTGTTGAAAAAAAGCCGCTGCCTTCAATTGAGGGAAATCGTGCACAGTTGTACCAGTTGTTTCAAAACCTGGTGAGCAACGCTCTTAAGTTTCACAAGAAGCATTCCCAGCCACAAATCTCCATTTCCTGTAAACAACAGGAAAAAGGGGAGGTTGAAATCGAAATCCGGGACCAGGGAATCGGGTTTGATGAAAAATACCTTGATAAAATTTTCAAACCATTTGAACGGCTCCATACCGTGCTGGATGGGTATACCGGCTCTGGAATCGGTCTTGCGCTTTGTCGTAAAATTGTAAACGCCCATGGCGGCAGTATTTCAGCCACCAGCCAGCCTGGGAAAGGAGCTGTTTTTAAGGTGAAGCTTCCGGAAAAACAAAAGTTCATGTCAAATCCTATCCCGGAAGACTTGCTGTAA
- a CDS encoding dihydropteroate synthase, with protein sequence MNFEQALKERILILDGAMGTMVQNLEVTDATFGGSLFRMLTDLLTFARPDDLKGIHRAYLDAGANILETNTFGASPLRLREFDWAHFDPADLQSIPDGLDLRKGELAEITRHINAQACQIAQQAVEEYKASPDYDGRPLFVAGSMGPSNCVLSSTEANLTRTTWDEVVENNRLQVAGLLEGGADLLLIETQQDILETKATLVGARRAFKEAGRSIPIQVQVTVDVFSKMQIFNTDILAAYTTVAPMKPTVFGINCNVGPEEMLKSVEILSRYSSIPFSIVPNAGQPISEDGKTCYKLEPEAMAEIMEPFASKYGAAVLGGCCGTSPAHIRCLADMVRGLSPVERQAEPGVWISGPQNAIPLDSSKNLIRIGERLNVRGSKKVREAVEREGDMIFEDLESVTHEQVDDLGIEVIDVCMDSNIVETEKVLPQVIYHLTSDFKGAMCLDSFSVEALVKGLESYPGRPILNSISLEDYEEGVSKLDAVLSKTAEHHPLYIALVNGPKGPAITRQEKYDLAKEIVERSQNDYEVGPDELIIDVNAYPIGSESEEGVNFALESLESIPMIKAIHPDLKTSIGVGNLTNGLAQKPYMRMVLTSVFLHEGRERGLDCAILNPNHYVPVESLTESDVALARKVILERDMAAFEELEEIALRKKTGKVQKKQNYDDLDLEARICRKIMDGFKQKQQGVVEREGWTYEYKDKIVTEAAKVLDRHEPLDFVGNHLMKTMRELGDRFGRGEVSLPHLLKSADVMRHVMGFLEAWMRHLSGAEPGSVIDYKGTVVIGTVFQDVHSIGKDLAKTLLDNYGYRTIDLGVQVPLEQFIETARQEKADAIGMSALLVQTSNHMITVSRMLEEQMFDIPVLIGGAPVNDRHAGYVAMFGQASIDRLRPNVFYCESGMDGVNTMNALMNPGQRDSLLEKNREDLVRHYQRAKGLAEDKKKLFESLPRRQVDLKKYQAPSDGVGFHKIEFRLEKLKPEMDTKSLFSLNWKFGKQSSWKTKGVELEDLKKLQEDWIKKADENQWICPQARFALLPAQSEGDELIVYDPKDLSRVLGRFSWTVCLGRGKKGKQDTFSVAQYFHSRESGLMDMVGVQITTAGSNLEGAVRRFKEDSDTESALYLQGLGDRVAEDLAEYCHQLQKQRIGRAKSKDGQRYSPGYPAIENLVNNKVLFEILKPEDLGISLTDANEFDPPSTTGAIICFHPEAGYS encoded by the coding sequence ATGAATTTTGAACAAGCCCTAAAAGAACGAATTTTAATTCTGGATGGTGCCATGGGCACCATGGTGCAAAACCTGGAAGTGACCGATGCTACCTTTGGCGGGTCCCTGTTCAGGATGTTGACTGACCTGCTCACCTTCGCACGTCCGGATGACCTCAAAGGCATCCACCGAGCCTATCTTGATGCTGGTGCCAACATTTTAGAGACCAATACGTTTGGGGCCTCCCCCCTGAGGTTGAGGGAATTTGACTGGGCTCATTTTGACCCAGCCGATCTCCAATCGATTCCTGATGGCCTTGACCTTAGAAAAGGAGAGCTTGCCGAGATCACTCGGCATATCAATGCGCAGGCCTGTCAGATTGCACAGCAGGCTGTGGAAGAGTACAAGGCGAGTCCTGATTATGACGGTCGTCCGCTGTTTGTAGCCGGGTCGATGGGGCCCTCCAACTGTGTGTTATCGAGCACCGAAGCCAATCTCACCCGCACCACTTGGGACGAAGTGGTGGAGAACAATCGATTGCAAGTCGCCGGGTTGCTGGAAGGCGGGGCTGATCTGCTGCTCATCGAAACGCAGCAGGATATTCTGGAAACGAAGGCAACTCTGGTGGGGGCGCGACGGGCATTCAAAGAGGCGGGAAGGTCTATCCCGATACAGGTGCAGGTCACGGTCGATGTTTTCTCCAAGATGCAAATCTTCAACACCGACATCCTGGCGGCATACACCACTGTTGCTCCGATGAAACCGACGGTCTTCGGTATTAACTGTAATGTCGGTCCGGAAGAAATGCTTAAATCTGTCGAAATTCTCAGCCGCTACAGCAGCATCCCTTTTTCCATCGTTCCCAATGCGGGTCAGCCCATTTCTGAAGACGGAAAAACCTGTTACAAGCTCGAACCGGAAGCCATGGCGGAAATCATGGAACCCTTCGCCAGCAAGTATGGGGCTGCAGTTCTTGGTGGATGTTGTGGCACCAGTCCGGCACATATCCGGTGCCTGGCGGATATGGTGAGAGGGTTGTCGCCCGTTGAGCGCCAGGCGGAACCAGGGGTCTGGATTTCCGGCCCACAAAATGCCATTCCCCTCGACAGCTCCAAAAACCTCATTCGTATAGGCGAGCGCCTCAATGTTCGTGGCAGTAAAAAAGTGCGTGAAGCGGTCGAACGTGAAGGCGATATGATTTTTGAAGATCTCGAATCGGTGACACATGAGCAGGTCGACGATCTTGGCATTGAAGTTATCGATGTGTGTATGGACAGCAACATTGTAGAAACTGAAAAAGTGTTGCCGCAGGTGATTTATCATCTCACCTCCGATTTCAAAGGGGCCATGTGCCTCGATTCATTTTCAGTAGAGGCGCTGGTCAAGGGGCTCGAATCCTATCCGGGGCGACCCATCCTGAATTCCATCAGCCTGGAAGATTATGAAGAGGGTGTCAGCAAACTCGATGCGGTGCTTTCGAAGACGGCTGAGCATCACCCGCTATACATCGCTCTGGTCAACGGACCCAAGGGCCCTGCCATTACGCGACAGGAAAAATACGATCTGGCGAAGGAAATTGTTGAGCGTTCCCAAAATGATTATGAGGTAGGACCCGACGAACTGATCATTGATGTGAATGCGTATCCCATCGGTAGTGAATCAGAGGAAGGCGTGAACTTTGCCCTGGAATCGCTGGAAAGCATCCCGATGATCAAGGCGATCCATCCTGATTTGAAAACTTCCATTGGTGTTGGAAACCTGACCAACGGCCTTGCTCAGAAACCGTATATGCGGATGGTGCTGACCTCGGTGTTTTTGCACGAGGGGCGTGAGCGCGGGTTGGATTGTGCCATTCTCAACCCGAACCATTATGTTCCGGTAGAAAGCCTCACAGAGTCCGATGTGGCCCTGGCCCGTAAGGTGATCCTTGAGCGTGACATGGCAGCGTTCGAAGAACTCGAAGAAATTGCCTTGCGCAAGAAGACGGGGAAGGTTCAGAAGAAACAGAACTACGATGATCTTGATCTTGAAGCCAGAATTTGCAGAAAGATCATGGACGGTTTCAAACAGAAACAGCAAGGCGTGGTCGAAAGAGAGGGTTGGACTTACGAGTATAAGGACAAGATTGTAACGGAAGCGGCAAAGGTGTTGGACCGGCACGAACCGCTGGATTTTGTCGGCAACCATCTCATGAAAACCATGCGTGAGCTGGGAGACCGTTTTGGTCGAGGCGAAGTCAGCCTGCCGCACCTTTTAAAGAGCGCCGATGTTATGCGACATGTTATGGGTTTTTTAGAAGCCTGGATGCGGCACCTGAGCGGTGCGGAACCGGGATCCGTCATCGATTACAAAGGAACGGTGGTGATTGGCACGGTGTTTCAGGATGTCCACAGTATTGGCAAAGACCTCGCCAAAACCCTGCTCGACAATTATGGTTATCGCACCATCGACCTTGGTGTACAGGTGCCGCTGGAGCAATTCATCGAAACGGCGAGGCAGGAAAAGGCCGACGCGATAGGAATGAGCGCTCTTCTGGTGCAGACCTCCAACCACATGATCACCGTTTCCCGGATGCTCGAAGAGCAGATGTTTGACATTCCTGTGTTGATTGGGGGCGCTCCGGTCAACGATCGCCACGCGGGTTACGTTGCCATGTTCGGTCAGGCCAGCATCGATCGCCTGCGTCCCAATGTTTTTTACTGTGAAAGCGGGATGGATGGTGTGAATACCATGAACGCCCTGATGAATCCCGGGCAGCGCGACTCGCTGCTTGAGAAAAACCGGGAGGACCTGGTCCGCCACTACCAGCGCGCGAAAGGATTGGCTGAGGATAAAAAGAAGCTGTTCGAATCCCTGCCGCGTCGGCAGGTGGATCTGAAAAAGTATCAGGCCCCCAGTGATGGGGTCGGTTTTCATAAGATTGAATTCCGCCTGGAGAAACTGAAACCGGAGATGGATACCAAGAGTTTGTTTTCGCTCAACTGGAAATTCGGCAAACAGTCTTCCTGGAAAACCAAGGGGGTTGAGCTGGAGGATCTTAAAAAACTGCAAGAGGATTGGATAAAAAAAGCGGACGAGAACCAGTGGATTTGTCCCCAGGCCCGTTTTGCGCTTTTACCGGCACAGTCAGAGGGTGACGAACTGATCGTCTACGACCCGAAAGACCTTTCGCGAGTGCTTGGGCGTTTTAGCTGGACGGTTTGTCTCGGTCGCGGCAAGAAAGGCAAGCAGGACACCTTTTCTGTTGCGCAGTATTTTCATTCCAGGGAATCGGGATTGATGGATATGGTGGGAGTCCAAATCACAACCGCAGGAAGCAACCTGGAAGGCGCCGTACGCCGCTTTAAAGAAGATAGCGACACGGAATCCGCTCTTTATCTTCAGGGTTTGGGCGACCGGGTGGCCGAGGATCTCGCTGAGTACTGTCATCAGTTGCAAAAGCAAAGGATCGGGAGAGCCAAATCGAAAGATGGCCAGCGTTATAGCCCCGGTTACCCGGCGATTGAAAACCTGGTCAATAATAAGGTGTTGTTTGAAATTTTGAAGCCGGAAGATCTGGGTATCTCCCTTACCGATGCTAATGAATTTGACCCACCCAGCACCACCGGCGCTATCATCTGCTTTCATCCTGAGGCTGGATATTCTTAA